One segment of Mycobacterium spongiae DNA contains the following:
- the folK gene encoding 2-amino-4-hydroxy-6-hydroxymethyldihydropteridine diphosphokinase, with the protein MTQVVLSIGSNVGDRLARLQSVVDGLRDVLVAVSPIYETAPWGGVEQGPFLNAVLIADDPARDGRAWLRRAQAFERAAGRVRGARWGPRSLDVDLITCKRGPRLGEPAAGPVEMIVREPNLTLPHPLAHLRAFVMIPWLAVDPAAELTVGGCPQSVAQLLAEVDPSDRESVRASELRLRLNGRPTSNPRPEE; encoded by the coding sequence ATGACCCAGGTGGTTCTGTCCATCGGCTCCAACGTGGGTGACCGGCTAGCGCGGCTGCAGTCCGTCGTTGACGGTCTGCGGGATGTCCTGGTGGCGGTATCTCCGATCTATGAGACGGCCCCATGGGGGGGAGTGGAGCAGGGACCGTTTCTCAACGCGGTGCTCATCGCCGACGACCCGGCCCGTGACGGGCGAGCCTGGCTACGGCGGGCTCAAGCGTTCGAGCGTGCGGCGGGGCGCGTGCGCGGCGCGCGCTGGGGCCCGCGCAGTCTCGACGTCGACCTGATTACATGCAAACGAGGTCCCAGGCTCGGCGAGCCCGCGGCTGGTCCCGTTGAGATGATCGTGCGCGAACCCAACTTGACGCTGCCCCACCCCCTAGCTCATCTCAGAGCGTTCGTGATGATCCCGTGGCTGGCCGTGGACCCCGCTGCTGAGCTGACGGTCGGCGGGTGCCCGCAATCCGTCGCACAGCTGTTGGCCGAGGTCGATCCGTCCGATCGGGAAAGCGTGCGGGCATCCGAGCTGCGGTTGCGCCTGAATGGAAGACCGACGTCCAACCCCAGACCCGAGGAATGA
- a CDS encoding Rossmann-like and DUF2520 domain-containing protein: MVQFDGLRPARLKVGIISAGRVGTALGVALERADHVVVACSAISHASLQRAQRRLPDTQVLPPHEVAAGAELLLLAVTDSELASLVSGLAATSAVRPETIVAHTSGANGIGILAPLARQGCTPLAIHPAMTFTGSDEDISRLPDTCFGITAADEVGYAIAQSLVLEMGGEPFRVREDARILYHAALAHASNHVVTVLADALEALRSALHGEPLLGQQAVDSQPGGIAERIVGPLARAALENTLQRGQGALTGPVARGDAAAVAGHLAALGDADPQLAQAYRVNALRTAQRAHAPEDVVEVLAR, from the coding sequence ATGGTGCAGTTCGACGGTTTGCGCCCGGCCAGGCTCAAGGTGGGAATCATCTCCGCTGGCCGGGTAGGCACCGCGTTAGGGGTTGCGCTGGAGCGCGCCGACCACGTTGTCGTGGCGTGCAGCGCGATCTCCCATGCGTCGCTGCAGCGCGCGCAGCGCCGGTTGCCCGATACCCAGGTGCTCCCACCGCACGAGGTGGCCGCGGGGGCGGAGCTGCTGTTGTTGGCGGTCACCGACAGCGAACTGGCGAGCTTGGTGTCCGGGCTGGCGGCCACCTCGGCAGTGCGTCCCGAAACGATCGTGGCGCACACCTCCGGCGCTAATGGGATCGGCATCCTCGCGCCGCTGGCGCGGCAGGGCTGCACGCCGCTGGCAATCCACCCGGCGATGACATTTACCGGTTCTGACGAGGACATCAGCCGTCTGCCGGACACCTGCTTCGGGATCACCGCCGCTGATGAAGTGGGGTATGCGATCGCGCAGTCGCTGGTGCTGGAGATGGGCGGAGAGCCGTTCCGCGTACGGGAGGACGCCCGCATCCTCTACCACGCTGCGTTAGCTCATGCGAGCAACCACGTCGTGACGGTTCTGGCCGACGCTCTCGAGGCGTTGCGGTCAGCTTTGCACGGGGAACCTTTGCTCGGCCAGCAGGCCGTGGATAGCCAGCCAGGCGGGATTGCCGAACGCATCGTGGGGCCGTTGGCGCGGGCGGCGCTCGAGAACACCCTGCAGCGTGGCCAGGGTGCGCTGACCGGCCCGGTTGCCCGTGGTGACGCTGCTGCGGTCGCTGGTCATTTGGCCGCTCTGGGGGACGCTGACCCGCAACTGGCCCAGGCATATCGAGTGAACGCGCTGCGGACCGCGCAGCGCGCACACGCCCCCGAGGATGTCGTCGAGGTGCTGGCCAGATGA
- the panC gene encoding pantoate--beta-alanine ligase — protein MNATTAYRPPEFRRGELNVYLAPKDVADVSRALRHTGRRVMLVPTMGALHDGHLGLVRAARRVPGSVVVLSIFVNPLQFGAGEDLDAYPRNLDDDLAQARDEGVEMVFAPTAAAMYPNGLRTTVQPGALAAELEGGPRPTHFAGVLTVVLKLLQIVRPDQVFFGEKDYQQLVLIRQLVADLNVDVEVIGVPTVREADGLAMSSRNRYLDSAQRDAAAALSAALAAAAHAAPTGVMAALGAARTVLDAAPALEVDYLEIRDPELGPAPASGPARLLVAARLGATRLLDNVALQVGTIAATDGFMSGHVGVDGYHSTEYVESPWRK, from the coding sequence ATGAACGCGACGACGGCGTACCGGCCGCCCGAATTTCGGCGCGGCGAACTTAACGTGTACTTAGCGCCAAAGGATGTCGCCGACGTCAGCCGGGCGCTGCGCCATACCGGTCGGCGAGTGATGTTGGTGCCCACCATGGGCGCGCTACACGACGGTCATCTTGGGCTGGTACGCGCGGCCAGACGGGTGCCCGGCTCGGTTGTGGTGTTATCGATCTTCGTCAACCCCCTGCAATTCGGCGCCGGGGAAGATCTCGACGCCTATCCTCGCAACCTCGACGACGACCTGGCCCAGGCTCGCGACGAAGGTGTCGAGATGGTGTTCGCGCCCACGGCCGCGGCGATGTATCCCAATGGTTTGCGCACCACCGTGCAACCCGGTGCGCTGGCAGCCGAACTTGAGGGCGGCCCACGGCCAACCCATTTCGCGGGCGTGCTGACCGTCGTGCTGAAGCTGTTGCAGATCGTGCGTCCAGACCAGGTGTTCTTCGGTGAGAAGGATTACCAGCAGTTGGTGCTGATACGGCAGCTGGTCGCTGACCTGAACGTCGATGTCGAAGTCATCGGAGTGCCGACCGTTCGCGAAGCCGACGGGCTGGCGATGTCCTCGCGCAACCGCTACCTTGACTCGGCCCAACGGGATGCAGCGGCGGCGCTTTCGGCCGCGCTGGCGGCCGCGGCGCATGCGGCGCCGACGGGTGTGATGGCCGCGCTGGGTGCTGCGCGGACAGTTCTCGACGCTGCGCCAGCGCTGGAGGTCGATTATCTCGAGATCCGCGACCCGGAGCTGGGTCCGGCGCCAGCCAGTGGACCCGCCCGGCTGCTGGTTGCCGCCCGGCTCGGCGCCACCCGGCTGCTAGACAACGTTGCTTTGCAGGTAGGAACTATCGCCGCCACCGACGGGTTCATGAGCGGGCACGTCGGGGTGGACGGATATCACTCGACGGAATACGTCGAATCACCTTGGAGGAAATGA
- the folE gene encoding GTP cyclohydrolase I FolE yields MTRMDSGTAPAPARVFDQQRAESAVRELLYALGENPDRDGLRETPARVARAYREMFAGLYRDPDSVLNTMFDEEHDELVVVKEIPLYSTCEHHLVSFHGVAHVGYIPGDDGRVTGLSKIARLVDLYAKRPQVQERLTSQIADALVTKLDPRGVIVVVEAEHLCMAMRGVRKPGATTTTSAVRGQFKTNAASRAEALDLMLHK; encoded by the coding sequence ATGACGCGGATGGATTCGGGCACTGCACCCGCGCCTGCGCGGGTTTTCGACCAGCAACGCGCCGAGTCCGCCGTCCGTGAGCTGCTGTATGCGCTCGGCGAAAACCCGGATAGGGATGGTCTGCGTGAGACACCGGCCCGCGTGGCACGCGCATACCGCGAGATGTTCGCAGGTCTCTACCGGGACCCCGACTCGGTTCTCAACACGATGTTCGACGAAGAACACGATGAGCTGGTCGTCGTCAAGGAAATCCCGTTGTACTCCACCTGCGAGCACCACTTGGTGTCGTTTCATGGTGTCGCTCACGTCGGCTACATCCCCGGCGATGACGGTCGGGTGACCGGGTTGTCGAAGATCGCACGGCTGGTCGACCTGTATGCCAAGCGGCCCCAGGTTCAGGAGCGGCTCACCAGCCAGATCGCGGACGCCTTGGTGACCAAGCTGGATCCGCGCGGGGTCATCGTCGTGGTCGAGGCCGAGCACCTGTGCATGGCGATGCGTGGGGTTCGCAAACCTGGAGCTACCACCACGACCTCCGCGGTCCGTGGTCAGTTCAAGACCAATGCCGCGTCTCGAGCTGAAGCGCTCGACCTGATGCTTCATAAGTGA
- a CDS encoding DUF3180 domain-containing protein, with the protein MGPTRKRDLAAGVVGAAIAGYLLVVALYRWFPPITAWTGLSLLGVAIAEALWGRHVRAKINDGEIGDGPGWLHPLAVARSLMIAKASAWVGSVVLGWWIGVLVYFLPRRSWLRVAAEDTPGTVVAAVCALALVVAALWLQHCCKSPQDPTEHGEAAESWDAG; encoded by the coding sequence ATGGGACCGACTCGGAAGCGTGACCTGGCCGCCGGGGTGGTCGGGGCTGCGATTGCGGGTTATCTGCTGGTGGTTGCGCTATACCGGTGGTTTCCGCCGATCACGGCCTGGACCGGCTTGTCGCTGCTCGGGGTCGCGATCGCCGAGGCACTGTGGGGGCGTCATGTGCGTGCCAAGATCAACGATGGCGAGATCGGAGATGGGCCTGGTTGGCTGCACCCGCTCGCGGTAGCCCGCAGTCTGATGATTGCCAAGGCGTCGGCCTGGGTGGGTTCTGTGGTATTGGGTTGGTGGATCGGCGTGCTGGTGTACTTCCTGCCACGGAGGTCCTGGCTGCGGGTGGCCGCGGAGGACACCCCGGGCACCGTGGTGGCGGCCGTCTGCGCGTTGGCTCTGGTGGTGGCCGCGCTGTGGTTGCAACATTGCTGTAAGTCTCCCCAGGATCCCACCGAGCACGGCGAGGCCGCAGAAAGCTGGGACGCCGGGTGA
- the folB gene encoding dihydroneopterin aldolase: MADRIELRGLTVHGRHGVYEGERVAGQEFVVDVTLWIDLADAAKSDDLADTYDYAQLASRAAEIVSGPARNLIETVGAEIADDVMDDQRVHAVEVVVHKPQAPIPQTFTDVAVVVRRSRRGGRGSIVPAGGAV; the protein is encoded by the coding sequence ATGGCTGACCGAATCGAGTTGCGTGGGCTAACCGTGCATGGCCGGCACGGGGTCTACGAAGGCGAGAGAGTCGCTGGGCAGGAGTTTGTCGTCGATGTGACGCTGTGGATTGACCTGGCCGATGCGGCCAAGAGCGACGATCTGGCCGACACCTATGACTACGCCCAGCTGGCCTCGCGGGCAGCCGAGATCGTCTCAGGCCCCGCGCGGAATCTGATCGAGACCGTCGGCGCCGAGATCGCCGACGATGTCATGGACGATCAGCGGGTGCATGCCGTGGAGGTAGTGGTGCACAAACCGCAGGCTCCGATTCCCCAGACGTTCACCGACGTCGCCGTGGTGGTCCGCCGGTCGCGGCGAGGCGGTCGCGGTTCAATAGTTCCCGCAGGCGGCGCCGTATGA
- the panD gene encoding aspartate 1-decarboxylase: MLRTMLKSKIHRATVTQADLHYVGSVTIDADLMEAADLLEGEQVTIVDIDNGARLVTYAIAGDPGSGVIGINGAAAHLVHPGDLVILIAYGTMEDAEARAYQPRIVFVDGQNRQVDLGSDPAFVPAIDIPEVGELLDPRIGVG; encoded by the coding sequence ATGTTACGGACGATGTTGAAGTCAAAAATCCACCGTGCCACCGTCACGCAGGCAGATCTGCACTATGTCGGCTCGGTGACCATCGATGCAGACCTGATGGAGGCCGCCGATCTCCTTGAAGGCGAACAGGTAACCATCGTCGACATCGATAATGGTGCGCGGTTGGTCACCTATGCGATCGCCGGTGACCCTGGCAGCGGCGTGATTGGAATCAATGGCGCTGCCGCGCATCTTGTACATCCGGGGGATCTGGTGATTCTTATCGCCTACGGCACCATGGAGGACGCCGAAGCACGCGCCTACCAGCCTCGGATCGTTTTCGTCGACGGCCAGAACAGACAGGTAGATCTGGGCAGTGATCCTGCCTTTGTGCCCGCTATCGATATACCTGAGGTGGGCGAACTACTTGACCCGCGGATCGGTGTGGGGTAG
- a CDS encoding alpha/beta fold hydrolase has product MPSHLYGTERLVHTNGVQLRVMEAGERGAPVLILAHGFPELAYSWRHQIRVLADAGYHVLAPDQRGYGGSSRPDQIEAYDIHELTADLVGLLDDVGAERAAWVGHDWGAIVVWNAPLLHPDRVAAVAALSVPPLPRAKMPPTRALRATFGENFFYMLYFQQPGVADAELGGDPARTMRRMIGGLQTPDQDAAMRMLAPGPEGFIDRLPEPEALPAWISQEELDHYISEFTRTGFTGGLNWYRNFDRNWETTAEVADATISVPSLFVAGTADPVLSFTRTDRASQVVSGPYSQVMIEGAGHWLQQERPEEVNATLLEFLNGVQW; this is encoded by the coding sequence ATGCCTTCACATCTTTATGGGACTGAACGACTAGTTCACACCAACGGCGTGCAGCTACGAGTGATGGAGGCGGGCGAGCGCGGCGCACCTGTGCTGATTCTGGCTCACGGCTTTCCCGAACTGGCGTACTCGTGGCGCCACCAGATTCGGGTCCTCGCCGACGCGGGCTACCACGTGCTGGCTCCCGATCAACGCGGCTATGGCGGCTCATCTCGTCCCGACCAGATCGAGGCCTACGACATTCACGAGTTGACCGCCGACCTGGTGGGTCTGCTCGATGACGTCGGTGCCGAGCGGGCCGCCTGGGTTGGGCACGACTGGGGGGCCATCGTCGTATGGAATGCGCCACTGCTGCACCCCGATCGGGTCGCCGCGGTCGCGGCGCTGAGTGTCCCGCCTCTGCCTCGCGCCAAGATGCCACCGACACGGGCGCTACGGGCAACGTTCGGTGAGAATTTCTTCTACATGCTCTATTTTCAGCAGCCGGGTGTCGCCGACGCCGAGCTAGGCGGAGATCCCGCGCGCACGATGCGCCGGATGATCGGCGGTTTGCAGACACCCGACCAGGATGCCGCGATGCGGATGCTCGCCCCGGGCCCGGAGGGCTTCATTGATCGGCTGCCCGAACCGGAAGCTCTGCCGGCGTGGATCAGCCAAGAGGAACTCGACCACTACATCAGCGAATTCACCCGTACCGGCTTTACCGGCGGCCTGAATTGGTATCGCAACTTCGACCGCAATTGGGAAACAACCGCCGAAGTCGCCGATGCCACCATCTCGGTGCCGTCGCTGTTCGTTGCGGGCACCGCCGACCCGGTGCTGTCGTTCACGCGCACCGACCGCGCTTCGCAGGTGGTCAGCGGTCCGTACAGTCAGGTGATGATCGAGGGCGCTGGGCACTGGCTGCAACAGGAGCGGCCTGAGGAAGTGAACGCAACACTTCTCGAGTTCCTCAACGGAGTGCAGTGGTGA
- the folP gene encoding dihydropteroate synthase, protein MSQAPVRVMGVLNVTEDSFSDGGRYLDADDAVRHGLALAAEGAGIIDVGGESTRPGATPVDPRVEIARVVPVVKELVAQGIAVSIDTMHAAVAVAAVECGATVVNDVSGGRADPAMAAVVAEAGVSWVLMHWRSASSDDPHRVPDYDDIVAEVRADLLACADDAVAAGVDPAKLVIDPGLGFAKSANHNWQLLHALPDLVATGIPVLLGASRKRFVGALLAGPDGVSRPPDGRETATAVISALAALQGVWGVRVHDVRASVDALKVVEAWCRGKD, encoded by the coding sequence GTGAGTCAAGCTCCTGTGCGGGTAATGGGGGTTCTGAACGTCACCGAAGATTCGTTCTCCGATGGCGGGCGCTATCTGGATGCCGACGATGCTGTTCGGCACGGACTGGCATTAGCGGCCGAGGGCGCCGGAATCATCGACGTCGGGGGTGAGTCGACGCGCCCCGGGGCCACTCCGGTTGACCCTCGGGTCGAGATCGCGCGGGTCGTACCCGTGGTCAAAGAACTGGTCGCGCAGGGTATCGCCGTCAGCATAGACACCATGCACGCTGCTGTCGCGGTGGCGGCGGTGGAATGTGGCGCCACAGTCGTCAACGACGTGTCGGGTGGACGGGCCGATCCGGCGATGGCCGCCGTGGTGGCCGAAGCCGGGGTGAGTTGGGTATTGATGCACTGGCGGTCGGCCTCCTCGGACGACCCCCATCGGGTTCCGGACTACGACGACATCGTGGCCGAAGTGCGCGCCGACCTGCTTGCCTGCGCCGACGACGCGGTTGCCGCCGGTGTGGACCCTGCCAAACTGGTGATCGATCCTGGGCTTGGATTCGCCAAATCGGCGAACCACAATTGGCAGCTGCTGCATGCCCTGCCGGACCTGGTCGCCACCGGGATCCCAGTATTGCTGGGTGCCTCCCGTAAACGCTTTGTCGGAGCACTCCTGGCGGGACCTGATGGCGTCTCGCGACCGCCTGACGGCCGCGAGACGGCTACAGCAGTGATCTCCGCCCTGGCTGCTCTGCAGGGCGTCTGGGGCGTGCGTGTGCATGATGTGCGGGCATCGGTCGATGCCCTCAAGGTTGTCGAAGCGTGGTGTCGAGGTAAGGACTGA
- a CDS encoding DUF6779 domain-containing protein, with translation MTVLSRGARVRRGGRRPGWVLLTTLLVLAIGASSGLVFTNRVELLKLAVVLALWAAVAGAFVSMVYRRQADADRSRVHDLKLVYDLQLDREISARREYELSVESQLRRELASELRGQAADEVAALRAELTALRTSLEILFDTDLTHRPALGTLENEAATARALTDRARNGESPPADWVSSDRVASVRREPAGAVPDHSDDVAIIDVPEVGPDVGPEVAPEVAPFPQAEPVGPLGMVSREEQIGAPPSHVAPPVSSEEPLAPPNQPAHVRERLVEPGRPQPEAPPPPEPDSLAAPRHQRPPPRPEGSPWQPVSAEGQWLPPGTPGSHWASADAAPAAPPSGRRRRARHSSPEDQGAASLAYVQVAQHSDEPGRRSRSRHSVEARDYGPSSDRVPGDTQRPGVVEGARFDESPLPPGVPPPAGAPESLPPRLAPAPPPGPAPRHRTLEPAPDDGDSSSGSHGQEPQTGGQSVADLMARLQAEPSGGGRRRRRED, from the coding sequence ATGACCGTCCTGTCCCGCGGCGCCCGGGTCCGGCGCGGCGGCCGGAGACCGGGTTGGGTTCTCTTGACGACGTTGCTGGTTCTCGCGATTGGAGCCAGTTCCGGACTGGTTTTCACCAATCGGGTGGAGCTTCTCAAGCTTGCCGTGGTTTTGGCGCTCTGGGCCGCGGTCGCCGGTGCATTCGTGTCGATGGTCTACCGCCGGCAGGCCGACGCTGACCGATCCCGCGTGCATGATCTCAAGCTGGTCTACGACCTTCAGCTGGACCGCGAAATCTCGGCGCGGCGCGAGTACGAGCTGAGCGTGGAATCGCAGCTGCGCCGCGAGCTGGCTTCCGAATTGCGTGGCCAGGCCGCCGACGAGGTCGCGGCATTGCGGGCAGAACTGACCGCGCTGCGGACCAGCCTGGAGATCCTGTTCGATACCGACCTGACGCATCGTCCCGCGCTGGGAACCCTGGAGAACGAGGCGGCGACCGCGCGCGCGTTGACTGATCGCGCACGCAACGGCGAGAGCCCACCAGCCGATTGGGTGTCTAGCGATCGAGTTGCGTCGGTGCGCCGGGAACCCGCTGGCGCTGTCCCCGACCACTCTGACGACGTCGCCATTATCGATGTTCCGGAAGTGGGGCCAGATGTAGGGCCGGAAGTAGCGCCGGAAGTGGCGCCGTTCCCTCAAGCCGAGCCGGTGGGGCCGTTGGGGATGGTATCCCGCGAGGAGCAGATAGGGGCACCACCGTCCCACGTCGCGCCGCCCGTCAGCAGCGAGGAACCGCTCGCCCCGCCCAACCAGCCCGCACACGTGAGGGAGCGCCTTGTCGAGCCGGGCCGGCCGCAACCTGAGGCCCCGCCGCCCCCGGAACCTGATTCGCTGGCCGCGCCTCGCCACCAGCGGCCGCCGCCCCGGCCAGAAGGATCGCCATGGCAGCCGGTCTCTGCAGAAGGGCAATGGCTGCCACCGGGAACCCCAGGCAGCCATTGGGCGTCGGCTGACGCCGCGCCGGCTGCGCCGCCATCGGGTCGGCGTCGGCGCGCGCGGCATTCCAGCCCCGAGGACCAGGGTGCGGCCTCGCTCGCTTATGTGCAGGTCGCGCAGCACTCCGACGAGCCGGGTCGCCGGTCGCGGTCCCGCCACTCGGTGGAGGCACGCGACTATGGACCCAGCAGTGACCGTGTCCCAGGCGATACCCAGAGGCCAGGCGTTGTCGAGGGCGCCCGCTTCGACGAGTCACCGCTACCACCGGGCGTCCCACCGCCGGCTGGCGCGCCGGAATCGTTGCCGCCTCGACTGGCCCCAGCGCCGCCTCCCGGGCCCGCACCCAGGCACCGCACTCTCGAACCGGCCCCCGATGACGGGGACAGCTCGAGTGGCTCGCATGGGCAAGAGCCGCAAACCGGTGGTCAGTCGGTTGCCGACCTGATGGCGCGGCTACAGGCCGAGCCATCCGGGGGTGGTCGGCGCCGTCGGCGTGAAGACTGA
- the ftsH gene encoding ATP-dependent zinc metalloprotease FtsH → MNRRNVIRLVTAIAVVVVLGWSFFHFSDDTRGFKPVDTSVAMAQINSDNVKSAQIDDREQQLRLTLKKGNNDTGDSDKIITKYPTGYAVDLFNALTAKNAAVSTVVNQGSVLGELLVYLLPLLLLVGLFVMFSRMQGGARMGFGFGKSRAKQLSKDMPKTTFADVAGVDEAVEELYEIKDFLQNPSRYQALGAKIPKGVLLYGPPGTGKTLLARAVAGEAGVPFFTISGSDFVEMFVGVGASRVRDLFEQAKQNSPCIIFVDEIDAVGRQRGAGLGGGHDEREQTLNQLLVEMDGFGDRAGVILIAATNRPDILDPALLRPGRFDRQIPVSNPDLAGRRAVLRVHSKGKPIGPDADLDGLAKRTVGMTGADLANVINEAALLTARENGTVITGLALEEAVDRVIGGPRRKGRVISEHEKKITAYHEGGHTLAAWAMPDIEPIYKVTILARGRTGGHAVAVPEEDKGLKTRSEMIAQLVFAMGGRAAEELVFREPTTGAVSDIEQATKIARAMVTEFGMSSKLGAVKYGSEHGDPFLGRTMGTQADYSHEVAREIDEEVRKLIEAAHTEAWEILTEYRDVLDTLAGELLEKETLHRPELEGIFGDVEKRPRLTMFDDFGGRIPSDKPPIKTPGELAIERGEPWPQPVPEPAFKAAIARATEAAEAAQAETDRTGHGANGSYGGSGVDGSAERQHGATRPDYGAPAGWHAPGWPPQSSNRPPNGPEPAPGYPVQPGQASPSYTAPDRLTRDADECSEQQDRDVSRSNPPAHS, encoded by the coding sequence ATGAACCGAAGAAACGTGATTCGCCTCGTCACGGCGATAGCCGTAGTTGTGGTGCTGGGCTGGTCGTTTTTCCATTTCAGCGACGACACCCGCGGTTTCAAGCCCGTGGACACCTCGGTGGCGATGGCGCAGATCAACAGCGACAACGTCAAGAGCGCCCAGATCGACGATCGCGAGCAACAACTGCGGCTGACCCTCAAGAAGGGCAATAACGACACCGGGGATTCCGACAAGATCATCACCAAGTACCCAACCGGGTACGCCGTCGATTTGTTCAACGCCTTGACCGCTAAAAACGCGGCGGTCAGCACCGTCGTCAATCAAGGCAGCGTCCTGGGGGAGTTGCTGGTCTACCTGCTGCCCCTGCTGTTGCTCGTGGGTCTGTTTGTCATGTTCTCGCGTATGCAGGGCGGTGCCCGGATGGGCTTCGGCTTCGGCAAGTCCCGGGCCAAGCAGCTGTCCAAGGACATGCCCAAGACCACCTTCGCCGACGTGGCGGGCGTCGACGAGGCGGTCGAGGAGCTCTACGAGATCAAGGACTTTCTGCAGAACCCGTCGCGATATCAAGCGTTGGGCGCCAAGATCCCCAAAGGCGTGTTGCTCTACGGCCCCCCGGGAACGGGCAAGACACTCCTGGCCCGCGCCGTCGCAGGTGAGGCGGGAGTTCCTTTCTTCACGATCTCCGGATCCGACTTCGTTGAGATGTTCGTCGGGGTCGGTGCCTCGCGCGTGCGTGACCTGTTCGAGCAGGCCAAGCAGAACAGCCCGTGCATCATCTTCGTCGACGAGATCGACGCTGTCGGCCGCCAGCGCGGTGCCGGGCTGGGCGGTGGTCACGACGAACGAGAGCAGACCCTCAATCAGCTGCTGGTCGAGATGGACGGTTTCGGCGATCGCGCTGGCGTCATCCTCATCGCTGCCACCAACAGGCCCGACATCCTGGATCCGGCGTTGTTGCGGCCCGGCCGCTTCGATCGACAGATCCCGGTGTCCAACCCTGACCTGGCGGGTCGCCGCGCGGTGCTGCGGGTCCATTCCAAGGGCAAGCCGATAGGCCCCGACGCCGACCTCGACGGCCTGGCCAAGCGGACGGTCGGCATGACCGGCGCCGACCTGGCCAACGTCATCAACGAGGCCGCCCTACTCACCGCCCGGGAGAACGGCACCGTGATCACCGGTCTCGCGTTGGAGGAGGCGGTGGACCGGGTAATTGGCGGTCCACGGCGCAAGGGCCGGGTCATTAGCGAGCACGAGAAGAAGATCACCGCCTATCACGAGGGCGGGCACACGCTGGCGGCTTGGGCCATGCCCGATATCGAGCCCATCTACAAGGTGACGATCCTGGCTCGTGGACGTACCGGCGGGCATGCGGTCGCAGTGCCTGAAGAAGACAAGGGACTAAAGACTCGCTCGGAGATGATTGCCCAGCTGGTATTCGCGATGGGAGGACGGGCCGCCGAAGAGCTGGTGTTTCGCGAGCCCACAACGGGCGCGGTGTCCGACATCGAGCAGGCAACCAAGATTGCGCGCGCGATGGTCACCGAATTTGGGATGAGTTCCAAGCTCGGCGCGGTTAAGTACGGTTCCGAACACGGTGACCCGTTCCTCGGCCGCACCATGGGAACGCAGGCGGATTACTCTCACGAGGTCGCTCGCGAAATCGACGAAGAGGTCCGCAAGCTCATCGAGGCGGCACACACCGAAGCGTGGGAAATCCTCACCGAATACCGCGACGTGCTCGACACGTTGGCCGGCGAGCTGTTGGAAAAAGAAACTCTGCACCGGCCTGAGTTGGAGGGGATCTTCGGCGACGTCGAAAAGCGGCCTCGGCTCACCATGTTCGACGATTTCGGGGGCCGTATCCCGTCGGACAAGCCGCCGATCAAGACCCCCGGGGAGCTGGCGATCGAGCGCGGGGAGCCCTGGCCGCAGCCGGTTCCCGAGCCGGCGTTCAAGGCCGCTATCGCCCGCGCGACGGAGGCCGCCGAGGCCGCGCAAGCGGAAACCGACCGCACCGGGCACGGCGCCAACGGTTCGTATGGTGGATCGGGCGTGGATGGGTCCGCTGAACGTCAGCACGGTGCCACGCGGCCCGATTACGGTGCTCCGGCAGGCTGGCACGCGCCCGGCTGGCCGCCGCAATCATCGAATCGGCCGCCGAATGGGCCGGAACCGGCCCCAGGCTATCCGGTACAACCGGGCCAGGCCTCCCCGTCCTACACGGCGCCCGATCGACTCACACGGGACGCTGACGAGTGCTCCGAACAACAGGACAGGGATGTGAGTCGATCCAATCCGCCGGCCCATAGCTGA